The region CTACTGCACGGAAGGAGACGCGGGCTTTTTAACAAGGCCGGGCTGATCGCGCTGGCGGTTGCTGCGGTCTTCCTGGCCGCGACCTCCGCGCAGGCCGCGCACCTGCTCGCCCCCAAGGCGCAGCGGTTCCACCCCACCACCGACGGGCTGGGCGCCCTGACCGTGGATTCCGACGAGACGATCGGCAAGGACAAGCTCGCCTTGGGCTTCTGGCTCCACTTCGCCAAGAAACCGCTGAACTACGGCGACATCCAGCTGTTGAAGGTCGAGCAGACCGCCGTCGACAAGCTGTACACCGCGGAACTCACCGCGGCGTACGGCCTGACGAACAACTTCGAGCTGGGAATCGACATCCCGTTCCTCCGCGCCACCGACAGCCTGAACGTCAACTCCGGACGGTATGGGTCCAACTCCAATATCGGGGACATCCGGGCCAACGGAAAGTACCGGCTGATCGAGGGGCAGGGGTACGGGTTCGCGGTCGTGCCGTTCATCAACTTCCCCACCGGCAACAACAACTTCCTGCTTTCCGAGCGGAAGCTGGGGCTGGGGGTCAAGGCCGCCGGGCACTACGACGTCTCCGGCCCCGTGACGCTCTACGCCAACGCCGGACTGGAGCAGGTGGGAGACATCGCGAAAACCCGCAACGATCCGGGGTACTACACGCCGTGGATCCAGTACGGCGTGGGAGGCGTGTACCGCCTGCCGGGAGCCCGCAAGGACCAGATCGTCGCCGAGATCAACGGCGAGACCCCGATGGCGTATCCGTACCAGAACACGGTCACCTCCCCGTTCGAGGTGCTCGGCGCGTACCGCAGGGAGCTGAACCCCGGATTCACGTTGACCGCCGGCGCGGGCGCCGGGGTCAACAAGGGGATGGGAGCCCCGACGTACAGGCTGTTCCTCGGGGTCTCCCGGGTGTTCGACTTCGCGAAGGCTCCCCCGGCGCCGGTCCCCGCTCCTCCTCCGCCGCCTCCGCCGCCCCCGCCCAAGCCGGAACCGGCAGTGGCGCCTCCGCCTCCTCCGCCGCCTCCGCCGCCCCCGCCGCCGCCCCCGCCGCCGCCGCCGGCTCCCAAGCCGGAACCGGTGGTGACGCCGCCTCCGCCTCCTCCGCCGCCGGCCCCCAAGCCGGTCAAGGAGGTCATCCGTCTCCAGGTGCAGTTCGACACGGCAAAGGCCGACATCAAGCCGGTCTACGACGCCGATCTCGCGCGGGTCGCCGACTACCTGAAGAAGTATCCCGAGACCACGGTCACCATCGAGGGGAACACCGACAACGTCGGAGGGAAGAAGTACAACCAGAAGCTCTCCGAGCGCCGCGCCGAGAGCGTGAGGAAGTATCTCGTGGAGAAGCTCGGCGTCGACGCCTCGAAGATCTCCTCGGTCGGCTACGGGATGGACAAGCCGGTCGCGGACAACAAGACCCCCGAGGGACGGCAGCAGAACCGCCGGGTCGACGCGGTCTTCCGGTAGAAACGAAACCGCCCGGGCGAAACGCCCCGGGCGACGTTGCCGCATCCCGGCCGGGAGGGAAACCTCCCGGCCGTTTTACTATTTCCTCCGCGCCACCTTCCGCTTCTGCGTTACCTTCGCATCCCCCACCGTCCTCCGGTACGCCGACGCCATCGCGGAGAGCAGCTCTCCCCGCCGGTCGTACAGCCGCCTTCGCGGTCGATTCCCGGCGCGGTCGAACGCGTAGGCGCACAGCAGCGGCAGCGCCACGGTGGAGTCGATGTAGCACACCACCGTGTCCGGAAGCCGGTCCGGGTCGACCTTCCCCCACGAGACCGCCTCCGAGGGCGTCGCGCCGGAGAGCCCTCCCGTGTCGGGGCGGGCGTCGGTGACCTGCAGGAAGTAGTCGTGTCCCTTCTCGGCCAGCCCGAGGACCTCCTGGATCTGCGGCTCGGTCTGCAGCATGAAGTTCTTCGGCGACCCGCCCCCCAGGATCCAGACGGCGCTCTTGCCCCCGTTCCGCTTGGCGCCGTAGACGATCGCCGCGGTCTCGTTCACGTCCAGGGAGACGTCGAACCGGACACCGCGCCCGCCGAGGCGCATCGCGGCGACGTTCATTCCGATCGACGAGTCGCCGGGGGAGGAGGTGTAGACCGGCACCCCGTACCGCCACGCGGCCGCCAGCACGCTGACCTCGCCGAGCCCGAGGGCTTTTTCCCGCTCCGCCATGTACCGCCCGAGACGGAAGTGGAACTCGGCCGTCCCCATCTCCGCCTGGAATTCGGGCAGGTCGAGCACCCGGCGGAAGAACGCATCCGTGTCCAGGAGCACATCGTACGAGAAGAGGACATCGTAGATCCGGACGACCCCTTCGTCCCGCAAGGCACGGTCGTCGAGGAACGGCGACCCGGCGTGCATCGGGAGCCCGAGGCCGAAGTGCGCGTCGTGGTACAGGTTCGCGCCGGTGGACACGATCCAGTCGACGAATCCCGCCGACAGAAGCGGCACGAGGCAGGAGACGCCCAGACCCGCGGGAGTCAGCGCCCCCGTGATCGACATCCCCACGGTCACGTCCCGCCGCAGCATCCTCTCCGCCAGAAGCCGCGCCCCCTCCCGCAGCCTGCCCGCGTTGTACGCGAGGAACGTCCGGTCCACCAGGTCCGCGGCCCGCATCCTCTTCCCCACGTGGGGCGGAAGGATGCGCGCTCCCGCCAGATATCCCGACTTCTTTCCCATCCCGTTCACCCTTCCCGTGATGATCCTACTCCGCCTTCTCCAGCGTCGACTTCCCGGCAACCTCCTCGACCAGCTTCGAGCCGCCGAACGCCCACTCCGCGGTGTACGTGAGCCGATTGGAGGACGACACCTCCCGGCCGGAGAGCGCGTCCACGGAGGAGCGGAACCGCCCATTCATCTCCCCGGAACCGGAGAACTCCGCGGTGGGCTTCACGCCGAACTCCGCCAGCCGGACCTCGAGATCCTCCCGGGAAGAGAGCGTCGTCCTCCCCTCGTACTTTCCCTCGACCGCCAGCAGGTGAAGGCCGCCGGCCGCGCTGAAGCCGGTGTATCGCATCGACCCCTCCACGGGAACCGGGGGCGCGCCGGCGCCGTGCCCGAGGAACGGCAGCACGACGTCCTTTCCGGTCGCCGTCTCTTCCTTCGAGACGGTCCTCCCCGCCACCCGCGTGAACGGCTTCACGTACATCTCCTCGATGGCGGCGAGGTACGCCGCCAGGCGGAACGTCTTTCCGACGATGTCCCCCGCCGGCCCTTCCTTCAAGCCCGCCATCCATTTCCCGTACGCGTCCCGCACCGCGGTGAAATCGGCTTTCCCCGCGGCGGTGTCCAGCGTGAACACGACCGGGTTCGGGGGGTTGAACTGCTTGTACGGGGCGGTGAGGAACTTCCCGTCCTGCAGGATCCGCGCGTCCGACTCGGAGATCTCGATCCGGGCGACGGTTCCCTCGACGGATACGACCTTCTGGACGGCGACCAGTTCCAGCCCGACCGATCGGGACTTCACGGTCGCCTTCCCGTCCGCCGTGACCAGCGTCCGCCGCGTTTCGCTCGTCGACAGGTACCGGCTCTTCCAGGAGTCGCCCGCCGCCAGCCGGAGCCGGACGTCGATATCCTTCGGGAGATCCGCCTTCCCCGTGGCCCCGGGGCCTCCGTGCATCCCGGGGGGAGCGGTCCCCGCCCCGCTGCCCGCGGCGCACCCCGCGAGGCAGGCGGCCGCCACGAGCAGGAACAGGAAGGCCATCGGATGGCGCGGGGAGCGGACGTTCGCATGGCGTCGCATGGGCACCTCCCGGAGAGTGGGAATCTTGCTGGCATTATATTCCATCGTCCGCGCAAGGTATAATTTCCCGGTGGGGGAATGGACGGTCGCCCCGCCCGGAGGCCCCTTGCGGAGCAGAACCTGCCGGTACGCGGCGCTTCTCGTCGCGATGATCTGCGTTCCCGCCGTCTGTTCCGCCGGCGACGTCACCGCCGCCGCCGAGGAGCCCGATCCGCGTTCGCTGCGCCGGCGCAACACCGCCGTCATCGGCGGAATCGTTCTCGGGGTCGGCGGCTACGGCGCGATGAACTGGTGGAACGAAGGGATGACGTCCTCCGCCTGGCCCCGGAGCGAGGGGTGGTTCGGGCAGGGAACGTACGCGGGCGGCTCCGACAAGCTCGGCCACGCCTACATCACCTACGGGGGAACGAGGCTCCTCGCCCGCGCGTTCGAGGGGCTCGGGAACGAAGCGGCGGACTCCCTGAAACTGGCGGGCCTCACCACCTTCGGCGTGATGACGGGGGTGGAGCTCGTGGACAGCTTCTCCTCGAAATGGCGCTTCAGCATCGAGGATACGGTGTTCAACGCGGCGGGGGTGGCGCTGGCCCTCGCCATGGAGAAGTATCCCTCCCTCGACGCGCTGGTCGACTTCCGGCTCCTCTATCGCCGATCCGGCGACGCCCGCCGCCTGGGGACGAACGACCCTCTCGGCGACTACTCGGGGCAGACGTACCTCCTGGCGTTCAAGCTGGACGGCGTCCCCCGGCTCCGGGACCTCCCCCTGGCCCGATACCTGGAGCTCCAGGCCGGTTACGGGACCCGCGGATACGAACTGAACGACGGCGTGAAGTCGGATCCCCACCGGCGGGTGTCGTACGGCGTCGCCGTGAACGTGTCCCGCCTCCTGGGCGACACCCTCTTCCGGGGCGGTCTCCGGGGAGGGCGGATCCAGGGCGCCGCGGACACCTTCCTGGAGTTCCTCCAGGTCCCGGGGACGACCGCGTTGCGCCATCACCGGCTCCCTTGAGCTATAATCGCGGCGTGACCAGCCACCGCTCCCCCGAGAAGGCGGAGATCGCGGCCATCCACGAGGTGGCCAAGATCCTGACCTCCACGTTGAACCTCGAACGCGCTCTGGGGACCGCCCTCCGGACTCTGCAGAGTTTCCTGGACTTCGACCGCGCCGCCATCTTCCGCCCCGACGAGGCCACCCGCGAGATCCGGATGATCGTCGCGGCCGGGTACACCGCGGAGCAGCGCGAACGGGCGAGGTACGTCTGGGGGGAGGGGATCGTCGGGAAGACGATGAAGACCGGCAGCCCCATCGCCATCCCCGACGTCCGCAAGGAGCCGTCGTTCCTCGACAAGACGCGCGCCCACGGGAAGGCGGACCGTCCTCTCTCGTACCTGTCCGTGCCCATCAAGATCGGCGAGGAAACGCTGGGCGTGCTATCCGCCGAGCGGATCGGGCGGACGGGCACCCAGGCGCTGGAGGGGGACGCGCGGACCCTGGCCGTCGTCGGCTGCCTCGTCGGCCAGGCGCTGAAGCTCCACAAGGCGATCGAACGGCTGCAGGAGGAGTTCCAGCGACAGCGGAAGGAGTTCGAGAAGACGATCCGGAAGACGTACCGGATCGAGAACATCGTCGGCCAGAGCAAGCGGATGCAGGAGGTGTTCGCCGCGGTGACCAGCGTCGCCTCTTCGCGTGCCACCGTGCTGCTGCGGGGGGAGAGCGGGACGGGGAAGGAGATGATCGCCCGGGCGATCCACCAGGGGGGGCCGCGCGCGGAGCGGCCCTTCGTCGCCGTGAACTGCGCCGCCCTGCCCGAGACGCTGTTGGAGTCCGAACTGTTCGGCCACAAGCGGGGGGCCTTCACCGGGGCGGTCGACGAGCGGAAGGGGAGGTTCGAGGAGGCGTCCGGCGGGACGATCTTCCTGGACGAGATCGGGGACATCCCGCTCCCCACCCAGGTGAAGCTGCTCCGGGTGCTGCAGGAGCGGAAATTCGAGCGGCTCGGAGAGAACCGGAGCGTGCCGGCGGACGTCCGCATCATCGCGGCGACGAACGCGGACCTGGAGAAGATGGTGGCGTCCGGTACGTTCCGGGAGGACCTGTACTACCGGCTGAACGTGATCCCCATCTTCCTTCCCCCGCTGCGGGACCGGCGGGAGGACGTCCTTCCGCTCACCGAGCATTTCCTCGAACGGTTCAACCGGGAGCACGGGAAGGGGGTTTCCTTCACCAAGGAGGCGCTCGACCTGCTCCTCGAATACCGGTGGACCGGGAACGTCCGGGAGCTCGAGAACCTCGTCGAGCGCGCGGTGGTGATGGCGAAGGACCCGACGGTCCGGGCGCAGGACCTCCCCCGCGCGATCCGGGTTTCCACCGGGATCCAGGCGACCGGGGCGTACGGACAGCCGTCCGCGCCGCCCGTGGCCGCCTCCTCCGCCGCCGAGGCCTATTCCCCCGTTCCGGCCCCCGAAGGGCGCTCCCGGGCCGATTACCTGAGGGAACTCGAGCGCGAGGAGCTGCGCCGCGCCCTGGAGAGCGCCGGATGGGTGATCGCGCGCGCGGCAAAGCTCCTCGGGTGGACGCCGCGCCAGGTGGCGTACAAGATGAAGAAAGGGGGCCTCTCCTCCCCCTGGAAGCGGTGACCTGCCGGGGCCGCCTCCGACCCGCAAGGTAGAATAAACGACATAATTGTCGCGCCCGCCCGGGCGCCCGTCGCCCACCCCGGCGCCCGCTCGCTCCGGATTTCCCCTTTCCTCCCGGTACGTTTCACCCGCCTCCCCGAAGGCCGCCCGCGTCTGGCACGGCCGATGCTCCTGTCCCCTGCGTCGTACACATTTTTCCCACAGGGGGACACCATGAAAAAGAGCACCCGGATCATCCGCGCGTCCTGCATCGCCCTCGCGGCGTTCGCGATCTGCGGGATCGCGGCGACCATCGCATCGGCCACGCCGTCCACGCAGATCTGGATCCCGTCCACCGACGTCCAGGCGTTCAAGACGGGACACTTCGGGTTCGACACGTATGTCCGCACCAAGCCGGAACCGGGCACGGGCGGCCAGAACGTTCCCCCCGTCGTCGACCTCGGCCTGACCGCCGGAGTCCTGCCGTTCCAGAAAATCCAGGCGGAGGTCGGGTTCGACCTGATCTACGGCGGCTTCAACACCTCGAGCGGCCTCGACAAGTACCCGATCTATCTCAACGCCAAGGTCGGGATCCCGGAGGACGCTTTCTTCAAAATGCAGCCGGCCGTGGCCGTCGGCGGCTACAACTGGGGCACGAAGAAGGGCGAAGTCACCAACGGCGTCTACACCAAGACGGGCACGGACGCGAACATCTGGTACGGACTGGTCGCCAAAACGCTTCCCGTCGTGGGACGGTTCTCCGTCGGCTACTACGGACTGAACAAGAAGTCCTCCGTGGCCACCGTCTACGACTCCAACGGGGTGAAGGGTGACGAGAGCGGCCTGCTGGCTTCGTGGGACCGGACAATGAGCGAGATCTCCGACAAGCTTTGGGTGGCCGTCGACCACCAGGGCGGCAAGAATGCCTTCGGCGCCACCAGCTTCGCCTTCTCCTGGGCGTTCGCCAAGAACGTGAGCGTGATCTTCGGCTACGACGTCTACAACAACAAGGCCCGCGCGGGGCAGAACACGGCGACCGTCCAGCTCGACATCAACTTCCCGTAACGGGAACCGTTTCGGCACATCGCATCCGGACGACCAAAATGTCCCGCATCATTTGCGGGCGAAAAGGAGACGCACCATGAAAGCACATCTTCGGAAATGGACGGCGCTGGCCCTGTGCCTTGCCGCGCTCCTGCTGGGAGCGGGCATGGCCCTTCCCGCCGCCGCGGAGGAGGCGAAGCCCGCGGACGCCGCTCCGGCGGTCGGGGCGGCCGCGACTGCGGCGACGCCCCCGGCCGCGGCACCCCCGGCATTCACCAGGGAGATGGCGGACTCGATCGCCAACCAGAAGATCGCGATGGACACCATCTGGACGATGCTGGCGGCGTTCCTGGTCTTCTTCATGAACCTCGGCTTCGCCCTCGTGGAGTCCGGCTTCTGCCGGGCGAAAAACACCGTGAACATCCTCTTCAAGAACTTCGTGGTGTTCGCGGTCTCCTCGATCGCGTTCCTGTTTCTCGGCTTCGGGGTCATGTTCGGCGACGGGAACCCGATCGTCGGCCTCAGCGGCCTGTTCCTCGCCTCGGGGGCCGACAACAGCCCGGCCATGGGCGACGCCTACCAGGGCGTGTACCACGCGCTCAACTGGACGGGCGTTCCGCTCTGGGCGAAGTTCTTCTTCCAGCTCGTGTTCGCCGGTACCGCGGCGACGATCGTGTCGGGCGCGGTGGCCGAGCGGATCAAGTTCAAGGCGTTCATCATCTTCACCCTGTTCCTGGTGGGAGTGATCTACCCCATCGGCGGTCACCTGATCTGGGGAGGCGGATGGCTCGCGAGCAAGGGATTCCTCGACTTCGCGGGATCGACGGTGGTGCACTCCATCGGCGGCTGGGCGGCGCTGGCGGGGATCATCGTGCTCGGCCCCCGGATGGGGAAGTTCGGCCCGGGCGGCAAGGTGAACGCCATCCCCGGTCATAGCATGACCTCGGCCGCCATCGGCGTGTTCGTCCTCTGGTTCGGCTGGTTCGGTTTCAATCCCGGCTCCACGATGGCCGCGGACGGTCTCTCCATCGCCCATGTGGCCACCACCACGAACGTCGCCGCCGCGGCGGCGACGCTGAGTTCCATGATCCTCGCCTGGGTGCTCCTCGGGAAACCCGACCTGGGTATGACCTTGAACGGCTGTCTCGCGGGGCTCGTCGCGATCACCGCTCCCTGCGCCTTCGTGAGCGTCACCAGTTCCCTGATCATCGGCATCGTCGCCGGCATCCTGGTGGTCCTGGCGGTTTTCTTCTTCGACCGGATCCGGATCGACGACCCGGTGGGCGCCACCGCAGTCCACCTGGCCAACGGGGTGTTCGGGACCATCGCGCTGGGCCTCTTCTCGGATCCCACCGTCTGCCCGGCCGCCGCGGTGGCCAAGAAGGGCCTTTTCCTGGGCGGCGGCATCGCCCAGCTCGGGCCGCAGCTCCTCGGCGTAGCGGTGATCGCCGCCGCGGTGTTCATCCTGTCCATGGTGTTCTGGTACGTCACCAAGGCGCTCTCCAACGGGATCCGCGTGAGCCAGGAGGAGGAGATGGAAGGGCTGGACTACCACGAACACGGCAACTCGGCATATCCGAATTTCCAGCTGGTCGAGCGGAGGTAGCCGGCCATGAAAAAAATCGAAGCGATCATCAAGCCGTTCAAGTTGGACGAGGTGAAAAGCGCCCTCGGGGAGATCGGGATCACCGGGATGACCGTCCTCGAGGTGAAGGGGTTCGGACGACAGAAGGGTCACTCGGAAGTGTACCGGGGCGCGGAGTACGTGGTGGACTTCATCCCGAAGGTCAAGATCGAGGTCGCCGTGCCCGCGGACGCGGTCCCCGCGGTCGTCGAGCGGATCCTGACCGCCGCCCGGACCGGCAAGATCGGGGACGGGAAGATCTTCGTCTTCGACCTGGAGGAGGTGGTCCGGATCCGGACCGGCGAACGCGGCCGGGAGGCGCTGTAGGAAGGTTGCCGTACGGCCCGCAGGACGATTGCGTATACTACGGGGATGGATCCGAAAGGGCCCATCCCCGTTTCCCTTTTCTTCACCTGCCTGGCCGACGCCTTCGCCCCCGGCGTCGGCTTCGCCGCCGTGGAGGTCCTCGAGCGTTTCGGCGCGACCGTGCGGGTCCCGCTGTCCCAGACGTGCTGCGGACAGCCCGCCTTCAACTCCGGGAACCGGAAGGAGGCCCGCGCGATGGCGCGGAAGTTCCTCCTCTCCTTCCCCGAAGACGGGTACATCG is a window of Deltaproteobacteria bacterium DNA encoding:
- a CDS encoding OmpA family protein, with the protein product MAPPPPPPPPPPPPPPPPPPPAPKPEPVVTPPPPPPPPAPKPVKEVIRLQVQFDTAKADIKPVYDADLARVADYLKKYPETTVTIEGNTDNVGGKKYNQKLSERRAESVRKYLVEKLGVDASKISSVGYGMDKPVADNKTPEGRQQNRRVDAVFR
- a CDS encoding deoxyhypusine synthase, producing MGKKSGYLAGARILPPHVGKRMRAADLVDRTFLAYNAGRLREGARLLAERMLRRDVTVGMSITGALTPAGLGVSCLVPLLSAGFVDWIVSTGANLYHDAHFGLGLPMHAGSPFLDDRALRDEGVVRIYDVLFSYDVLLDTDAFFRRVLDLPEFQAEMGTAEFHFRLGRYMAEREKALGLGEVSVLAAAWRYGVPVYTSSPGDSSIGMNVAAMRLGGRGVRFDVSLDVNETAAIVYGAKRNGGKSAVWILGGGSPKNFMLQTEPQIQEVLGLAEKGHDYFLQVTDARPDTGGLSGATPSEAVSWGKVDPDRLPDTVVCYIDSTVALPLLCAYAFDRAGNRPRRRLYDRRGELLSAMASAYRRTVGDAKVTQKRKVARRK
- a CDS encoding DUF2279 domain-containing protein, with amino-acid sequence MRSRTCRYAALLVAMICVPAVCSAGDVTAAAEEPDPRSLRRRNTAVIGGIVLGVGGYGAMNWWNEGMTSSAWPRSEGWFGQGTYAGGSDKLGHAYITYGGTRLLARAFEGLGNEAADSLKLAGLTTFGVMTGVELVDSFSSKWRFSIEDTVFNAAGVALALAMEKYPSLDALVDFRLLYRRSGDARRLGTNDPLGDYSGQTYLLAFKLDGVPRLRDLPLARYLELQAGYGTRGYELNDGVKSDPHRRVSYGVAVNVSRLLGDTLFRGGLRGGRIQGAADTFLEFLQVPGTTALRHHRLP
- the nifA gene encoding nif-specific transcriptional activator NifA is translated as MTSHRSPEKAEIAAIHEVAKILTSTLNLERALGTALRTLQSFLDFDRAAIFRPDEATREIRMIVAAGYTAEQRERARYVWGEGIVGKTMKTGSPIAIPDVRKEPSFLDKTRAHGKADRPLSYLSVPIKIGEETLGVLSAERIGRTGTQALEGDARTLAVVGCLVGQALKLHKAIERLQEEFQRQRKEFEKTIRKTYRIENIVGQSKRMQEVFAAVTSVASSRATVLLRGESGTGKEMIARAIHQGGPRAERPFVAVNCAALPETLLESELFGHKRGAFTGAVDERKGRFEEASGGTIFLDEIGDIPLPTQVKLLRVLQERKFERLGENRSVPADVRIIAATNADLEKMVASGTFREDLYYRLNVIPIFLPPLRDRREDVLPLTEHFLERFNREHGKGVSFTKEALDLLLEYRWTGNVRELENLVERAVVMAKDPTVRAQDLPRAIRVSTGIQATGAYGQPSAPPVAASSAAEAYSPVPAPEGRSRADYLRELEREELRRALESAGWVIARAAKLLGWTPRQVAYKMKKGGLSSPWKR
- a CDS encoding ammonium transporter produces the protein MKAHLRKWTALALCLAALLLGAGMALPAAAEEAKPADAAPAVGAAATAATPPAAAPPAFTREMADSIANQKIAMDTIWTMLAAFLVFFMNLGFALVESGFCRAKNTVNILFKNFVVFAVSSIAFLFLGFGVMFGDGNPIVGLSGLFLASGADNSPAMGDAYQGVYHALNWTGVPLWAKFFFQLVFAGTAATIVSGAVAERIKFKAFIIFTLFLVGVIYPIGGHLIWGGGWLASKGFLDFAGSTVVHSIGGWAALAGIIVLGPRMGKFGPGGKVNAIPGHSMTSAAIGVFVLWFGWFGFNPGSTMAADGLSIAHVATTTNVAAAAATLSSMILAWVLLGKPDLGMTLNGCLAGLVAITAPCAFVSVTSSLIIGIVAGILVVLAVFFFDRIRIDDPVGATAVHLANGVFGTIALGLFSDPTVCPAAAVAKKGLFLGGGIAQLGPQLLGVAVIAAAVFILSMVFWYVTKALSNGIRVSQEEEMEGLDYHEHGNSAYPNFQLVERR
- a CDS encoding P-II family nitrogen regulator, giving the protein MKKIEAIIKPFKLDEVKSALGEIGITGMTVLEVKGFGRQKGHSEVYRGAEYVVDFIPKVKIEVAVPADAVPAVVERILTAARTGKIGDGKIFVFDLEEVVRIRTGERGREAL